A genomic segment from Neobacillus sp. YX16 encodes:
- the rarD gene encoding EamA family transporter RarD, with translation MEREHTKGIYYTAGAYIFWGVLPIYWKFIDQVTALEILAHRVIWSFIFVLLIVGILKRKLLKNFFQVQMRQKKTWFGLFLASLLISINWFVYIFAVNTNHIVEASLGYFINPLVAVLLGVFVLGEKMNRWQAVSFAVAGIGVVYMTLSLGTFPWIAIILAISFGFYGLSKKLIKVDSILGLLLETLFIVPFALLFLAYLGINGQHSFATGSLKVDLLLLGSGIATALPLLWFGIGAQKIPLYLVGFLQYFAPTISLLLGVLIYGESFTKDHAVTFSCIWIALVIFSISNIRQMVKKRKVSTVSATTKSA, from the coding sequence ATGGAACGTGAACATACAAAAGGAATTTACTATACGGCCGGTGCATATATATTTTGGGGAGTTTTACCTATCTATTGGAAATTTATAGATCAAGTTACAGCGCTTGAAATTTTGGCTCATCGAGTCATTTGGTCGTTTATTTTCGTATTACTGATAGTAGGCATTTTGAAGCGAAAACTATTAAAAAACTTTTTTCAAGTTCAAATGAGGCAGAAGAAAACATGGTTTGGACTGTTCCTTGCTTCTCTATTAATTAGTATTAACTGGTTCGTTTATATATTTGCAGTGAATACAAACCACATCGTGGAGGCAAGTTTAGGCTACTTTATCAACCCGCTTGTCGCTGTATTGTTAGGGGTTTTTGTCTTAGGTGAAAAGATGAATAGGTGGCAGGCAGTCTCATTTGCGGTAGCCGGAATCGGTGTAGTCTATATGACGCTGTCGCTTGGAACTTTCCCATGGATTGCTATAATATTAGCTATATCCTTTGGTTTTTATGGGCTGTCAAAAAAACTAATAAAAGTAGATTCCATTTTAGGCTTGTTACTGGAAACATTGTTTATAGTACCGTTTGCTTTATTGTTTTTAGCTTATTTAGGTATAAATGGTCAGCATAGCTTTGCGACAGGGTCTCTTAAAGTTGATTTATTATTACTAGGATCAGGAATCGCTACAGCCTTGCCGCTATTATGGTTTGGTATCGGGGCACAAAAGATTCCACTTTACCTCGTGGGCTTCCTACAATATTTTGCTCCGACTATTAGTTTACTACTTGGAGTACTTATATATGGGGAGTCATTTACGAAGGACCATGCTGTTACTTTTTCATGCATCTGGATTGCTTTAGTAATCTTTAGTATTTCCAATATTCGTCAGATGGTAAAAAAGAGAAAAGTGTCAACAGTATCCGCAACTACAAAGAGCGCTTAA
- a CDS encoding RNA polymerase sigma factor, with translation MSIKNWGKNGVDQRMNSNIISEWYYLYNKDIYHFLVYYIGSSDVEDLVQDVFIRAIKGFDTYQHKASPKTWLISIARHVGIDEIRKRKRVRMKQMIWFRDEQSDMETPEKILQLNENNKMLYQAIQSLKANYRDVIILRGIKELSVSETASILNWNENKVRSTYHRALKSLQKSTGGFSHEKE, from the coding sequence ATGAGTATAAAAAATTGGGGGAAAAATGGAGTTGACCAGCGGATGAATAGCAACATAATTTCTGAGTGGTATTACTTGTATAACAAAGATATATACCATTTTTTAGTATATTACATTGGGTCAAGTGACGTAGAAGATCTGGTGCAGGATGTTTTTATCCGAGCTATTAAAGGTTTTGATACTTATCAGCATAAAGCAAGTCCTAAAACCTGGCTAATTTCAATTGCACGTCATGTGGGGATAGATGAAATAAGAAAAAGGAAGCGTGTAAGGATGAAACAAATGATTTGGTTCCGAGATGAGCAAAGTGATATGGAGACACCGGAGAAGATTCTCCAACTCAATGAAAATAACAAAATGCTTTATCAGGCAATACAATCACTAAAAGCAAATTATCGAGATGTGATCATCCTTAGAGGCATTAAAGAACTTTCTGTTTCTGAAACGGCCTCCATACTAAATTGGAATGAAAATAAGGTTCGATCTACCTACCATCGTGCGTTAAAATCACTTCAAAAAAGTACAGGAGGATTTTCTCATGAAAAAGAATGA